The Dokdonella koreensis DS-123 genome has a segment encoding these proteins:
- the folB gene encoding dihydroneopterin aldolase, with amino-acid sequence MDTVFIEDLRIDTVIGIYDWERRIRQTVALDIEMAFDNTRPAATDAIADTLDYKAVSKRLIAYVEAAEFQLVETLAERCAAILREEFGIAWLRLKLAKPGAVRGARAVGVCIERGTRPGG; translated from the coding sequence ATGGATACCGTATTCATCGAAGACCTGCGCATCGACACCGTCATCGGCATCTACGACTGGGAGCGGCGCATCCGCCAGACCGTGGCGCTCGACATCGAGATGGCGTTCGACAACACCCGGCCGGCCGCGACCGACGCCATCGCCGACACGCTCGACTACAAGGCGGTCTCCAAGCGCCTGATCGCCTACGTCGAGGCCGCCGAGTTCCAGCTCGTCGAAACGCTGGCCGAGCGCTGCGCGGCGATCCTGCGCGAGGAGTTCGGCATCGCCTGGCTGCGGCTGAAGCTCGCCAAGCCCGGCGCCGTCCGCGGTGCGCGCGCCGTCGGCGTGTGCATCGAGCGCGGCACCCGGCCGGGCGGCTGA
- the folK gene encoding 2-amino-4-hydroxy-6-hydroxymethyldihydropteridine diphosphokinase: MVRAYLSLGSNIDPARNLCLAIDALRRRFGPVALSPVYRSPAVGFDGADFLNAAAAIDSDLDASRLDAWLREQEARQGRRRDGPRYSSRTIDLDLLLYADAIASTPPLPRPELADQAFVLRPMADLVPALRHPVLGVELRELWRRCEDATPLTPVRLDCDALAAEPAAGG; the protein is encoded by the coding sequence ATGGTGCGCGCCTACCTGAGCCTCGGCAGCAACATCGACCCTGCGCGCAACCTGTGCCTCGCGATTGATGCGCTGCGCCGCCGCTTCGGCCCCGTCGCGCTCTCGCCGGTCTATCGCAGCCCGGCGGTCGGCTTCGACGGCGCCGACTTCCTCAACGCCGCCGCCGCGATCGACAGCGACCTCGACGCGTCCCGGCTGGACGCCTGGCTGCGCGAACAGGAGGCCCGCCAGGGCCGCCGCCGCGACGGTCCGCGCTATTCGAGCCGGACGATCGACCTGGACCTGCTGCTGTACGCGGACGCCATCGCATCGACGCCGCCGCTGCCGCGACCGGAGCTGGCCGACCAGGCCTTCGTGCTGCGCCCGATGGCCGATCTCGTTCCGGCACTGCGCCACCCGGTGCTCGGCGTCGAGCTGCGTGAGCTGTGGCGCCGCTGCGAGGACGCCACGCCGTTGACGCCGGTCCGGCTCGACTGCGACGCGCTCGCCGCGGAACCCGCTGCCGGCGGTTGA
- a CDS encoding pteridine reductase yields the protein MTATGPKRRVVLVTGAARRIGAAIARSLHAAGCDIVLHYRGSRSEAEALARELDAVRAGSTLCVAADLADAAALPGLVDAARARFGRLDGLVNNASAFHATPFGAVTPDHWQALFAANAQAPLLLAQAAAPFLRSAGGAIVNLADIYADRPKADSLVYSAAKAALVSLTRSLAIALAPEVRVNAVAPGAILWPEQTADADAAAERAAMLARTPLGRTGQAAEVAEAVRWLLLDAGYVTGQVLAVDGGRSVVD from the coding sequence ATGACGGCGACCGGTCCGAAGCGGCGCGTGGTGCTGGTCACGGGCGCGGCCCGGCGCATCGGCGCGGCGATCGCGCGGAGCCTGCACGCGGCGGGTTGCGACATCGTGCTGCACTACCGTGGGTCGCGGTCCGAGGCCGAGGCGCTGGCGCGGGAGCTGGACGCGGTACGCGCGGGCTCGACGCTGTGCGTGGCGGCCGACCTGGCCGACGCCGCGGCGCTGCCGGGGCTGGTGGACGCCGCGCGGGCGCGGTTCGGCCGGCTCGACGGCTTGGTCAACAATGCCTCGGCGTTTCACGCCACGCCGTTCGGCGCGGTGACGCCGGACCACTGGCAGGCCTTGTTCGCCGCCAACGCGCAAGCGCCGCTGCTGCTGGCGCAGGCGGCGGCCCCCTTCTTGCGCAGCGCCGGTGGCGCGATCGTCAACCTGGCCGACATCTACGCCGACCGGCCCAAGGCCGACAGCCTGGTCTACTCGGCGGCCAAGGCGGCGCTCGTCAGCCTGACGCGCAGTCTCGCGATCGCGCTGGCCCCCGAGGTGCGGGTCAACGCGGTGGCGCCCGGCGCGATCCTCTGGCCCGAGCAGACGGCCGATGCCGACGCAGCCGCCGAGCGCGCGGCGATGCTGGCGCGCACGCCGCTCGGCCGCACCGGGCAGGCGGCCGAGGTCGCCGAGGCGGTGCGCTGGCTGCTGCTCGACGCCGGTTACGTCACCGGCCAGGTCCTGGCGGTGGACGGTGGCCGCTCGGTCGTCGACTGA
- a CDS encoding DUF6159 family protein has product MAGRFARSWDLVKASAAVLRSDKELLLFPLMSALGTLVVAASFVVPAAFAGMFTGVRNGDVSPVFWLLTFAFYVVQYTMIFYFNSALVGAASMRLAGRDPTLADGFRIANQRLPAIIGYAVIAATVGMLLRALQERAGFIGRWVVALIGVAWTVASFLVVPILVNEKIGPVDAVRRSAELLRTTWGENLAGNLGIGLVFGVAVVAIALVGGGATVLLATNGGGRLVLIPIALTVVAILLLGLLQAALQGVYAAALYRYAATGDGGAGFDRALITDAFRVKA; this is encoded by the coding sequence ATGGCTGGACGTTTCGCACGCAGCTGGGACCTGGTCAAGGCGAGCGCCGCGGTGCTGCGCTCGGACAAGGAGCTGCTGCTGTTTCCGCTGATGTCGGCACTCGGCACCCTGGTCGTGGCGGCCAGCTTCGTCGTTCCCGCGGCCTTCGCCGGCATGTTCACCGGTGTCCGCAACGGCGACGTGTCGCCCGTGTTCTGGCTGCTGACGTTCGCGTTCTACGTCGTCCAGTACACGATGATCTTCTACTTCAACTCGGCCCTGGTCGGCGCCGCGTCGATGCGGCTGGCCGGACGCGATCCCACACTGGCGGACGGCTTCCGCATCGCCAACCAGCGGCTGCCGGCCATCATCGGCTACGCCGTGATCGCCGCCACCGTCGGCATGCTGCTGCGCGCGCTGCAGGAACGTGCCGGTTTCATCGGCCGCTGGGTCGTCGCGCTGATCGGCGTCGCCTGGACCGTCGCCTCATTCCTGGTCGTTCCGATCCTCGTCAACGAGAAGATCGGGCCGGTCGATGCGGTCCGGCGCAGCGCCGAGCTGCTGCGCACCACCTGGGGCGAGAACCTGGCCGGCAACCTCGGCATCGGGCTGGTGTTCGGCGTGGCGGTGGTCGCGATTGCCCTGGTCGGTGGCGGCGCCACGGTGCTGCTGGCGACGAACGGCGGCGGCCGCCTGGTGCTGATCCCGATCGCGCTGACCGTCGTCGCGATCCTGCTGCTCGGCCTGCTGCAGGCGGCCCTGCAGGGGGTCTATGCTGCCGCACTGTACCGCTATGCCGCGACCGGCGACGGCGGTGCCGGTTTCGACCGCGCCCTGATCACCGACGCGTTCCGCGTCAAGGCCTGA
- a CDS encoding class I SAM-dependent methyltransferase, whose product MLAVAPSRTPRDAVNTALPAPGADELDHSRRLQAAIHAEIARTGPIPFSRYMERCLYAPGLGYYSAGRTKFGRDGDFVTAPELGHLFAQCIAEALAPVLRTLGPDADFVELGGGSGAFAEVALLALAERDALPRSYAILEPSADLRERQQTRLRAALGADLAARVRWIDRPPEADWRGVLFANEVIDALPTTRFTLRGGEVYEEHVALDGQALRIVDRPADLLVAGAVRHVERDLGRPIEDGYRSELLPQLPYWMQAVLGSLRSGVALFVDYGYPRAEFYRPERRDGTLIAHYRHRAHADPFFLPGLQDLTAFVDFTALAEAGNSAGFGLAGYAGQARFLIANGLAGHHGRAAEGADATALYRLGQQVKRLTLPDEMGERFRAMLFARGIDPAALPPMTDIDQSGSL is encoded by the coding sequence ATGCTGGCGGTCGCTCCCTCGAGAACCCCGCGCGACGCCGTGAACACCGCCCTGCCCGCCCCCGGCGCCGACGAACTGGATCACTCCCGGCGCCTGCAGGCGGCGATCCACGCCGAGATCGCACGCACCGGACCGATCCCGTTCTCGCGCTACATGGAGCGCTGCCTGTACGCACCGGGCCTGGGCTACTACAGCGCCGGCCGCACGAAGTTCGGGCGCGACGGCGACTTCGTGACGGCGCCGGAACTGGGCCACCTGTTCGCGCAGTGCATCGCCGAAGCGCTGGCGCCGGTGCTGCGCACGCTGGGGCCGGACGCCGACTTCGTCGAGCTCGGCGGCGGCAGCGGCGCGTTCGCCGAAGTCGCGCTGCTCGCCCTCGCCGAACGCGACGCACTGCCGCGCAGCTACGCGATCCTGGAGCCGAGCGCGGACCTGCGCGAGCGCCAGCAGACGCGGCTGCGCGCCGCCCTCGGTGCCGACCTGGCGGCTCGGGTGCGCTGGATCGACCGGCCACCGGAAGCCGACTGGCGCGGCGTCCTGTTCGCGAACGAGGTTATCGACGCGCTGCCGACGACGCGCTTCACGCTGCGCGGCGGCGAGGTCTACGAGGAACACGTCGCGCTGGACGGCCAAGCGCTGAGGATCGTCGACCGGCCGGCCGATCTCCTGGTCGCCGGCGCGGTGCGTCACGTCGAGCGCGATCTCGGCCGGCCGATCGAGGACGGCTACCGCTCCGAGCTGCTGCCGCAGCTGCCGTACTGGATGCAGGCCGTGCTCGGCAGCCTGCGCAGCGGCGTCGCGCTGTTCGTCGACTACGGCTATCCGCGTGCCGAGTTCTACCGCCCCGAGCGCCGCGACGGCACGCTGATCGCCCATTACCGCCATCGCGCCCATGCCGACCCGTTCTTCCTGCCGGGCCTGCAGGACCTGACCGCCTTCGTCGACTTCACCGCCCTGGCCGAGGCCGGCAACAGCGCCGGCTTCGGCCTGGCCGGCTATGCCGGGCAGGCGCGGTTCCTGATCGCCAACGGCCTGGCCGGGCACCATGGCCGCGCGGCCGAGGGGGCCGACGCCACCGCGCTCTACCGCCTCGGCCAGCAGGTCAAGCGCCTGACCCTGCCCGACGAGATGGGCGAGCGCTTCCGCGCGATGCTGTTCGCGCGCGGCATCGATCCGGCGGCGCTGCCACCGATGACCGACATCGACCAGAGCGGCTCGCTGTGA
- a CDS encoding YdcF family protein yields MISAWLSPLRLGVLLGLAVLLAWRWLPRWSRRTALVIGLVLAWLTTPFGANLLVRLQEARAPAADACPAPTPEAIVVLGGGMAREPRSAEDYAALNVDSLRRVFAAVALHRRYPDAQWIASGASRYAIAESTTMARLAEALGVPAAALRSETASRTTWHNAQAVAALQPPLPRRVWLVTSALHMPRALYAFRAAGFDPCAAPAPGIYAGPAGPGYFLPIASAAAKSEAALHEFAGELSYRLGLFRTTDRDPQPASGER; encoded by the coding sequence ATGATCAGCGCCTGGCTGTCGCCGCTGCGCCTGGGCGTCCTGCTCGGCCTGGCCGTGCTGCTGGCATGGCGCTGGCTGCCGCGCTGGAGCCGCCGCACGGCACTGGTGATCGGCCTGGTGCTGGCCTGGCTGACGACGCCGTTCGGGGCGAACCTGCTGGTGCGCCTGCAGGAGGCCCGCGCCCCGGCGGCCGACGCCTGCCCGGCGCCGACGCCGGAGGCGATCGTCGTGCTCGGCGGCGGCATGGCGCGCGAACCACGCTCGGCCGAGGACTACGCCGCGCTCAACGTCGACAGCCTGCGCCGCGTGTTCGCGGCGGTGGCGCTCCATCGCCGCTATCCGGACGCCCAATGGATCGCCAGCGGCGCCAGCCGCTACGCGATCGCCGAAAGCACGACGATGGCGCGCCTGGCCGAAGCGCTCGGCGTGCCGGCTGCCGCGCTGCGCAGCGAGACCGCCTCGCGCACCACCTGGCACAACGCGCAGGCGGTCGCCGCGCTGCAGCCGCCGCTGCCGCGGCGCGTCTGGCTGGTGACCTCGGCCCTGCACATGCCGCGCGCGCTGTACGCGTTCCGCGCCGCCGGCTTCGATCCCTGTGCCGCACCGGCGCCCGGCATCTACGCCGGGCCGGCCGGGCCGGGCTACTTCCTGCCGATCGCATCGGCGGCGGCCAAGTCCGAGGCGGCACTGCACGAGTTCGCCGGCGAGCTGTCCTACCGGCTGGGCCTGTTCCGGACCACCGACCGCGACCCGCAGCCGGCATCGGGCGAGCGCTAG
- a CDS encoding multifunctional CCA addition/repair protein has product MRIYLVGGAVRDKLLGRPVADRDHVVVGATPDDLLGLGYKPVGKDFPVFLHPRSGEEYALARTERKTGRGYHGFAFDADPSVTLEEDLARRDLTINAIAEDADGRLVDPFGGVRDIEARVLRHVSPAFAEDPVRILRVARFLARYQPLGFRVAEQTLALMRGMVADGEADHLVPERVWAETRKALAEPRPSAFLATLRACGALRVLFPEIDALYGVPQRPEFHPEVDTGVHTELVVDMAARLAPGDDLVGWCALVHDLGKALTPAAELPRHVMHEERGVAPIQVLSARLRVPAEHAAMAVLCSRLHLNVHRALELKPATVVKLFEQIDGFRKPRRLDVLLAACEADKRGRLGFEDAAYPQADYLRAAYAAAAAVTAAAFVADGLAGPAIAEAMRAARARAVAAVPTPA; this is encoded by the coding sequence ATGCGCATCTATCTGGTCGGCGGCGCCGTCCGCGACAAGCTGCTCGGCCGCCCGGTCGCCGATCGCGACCACGTCGTCGTCGGCGCCACGCCGGACGACCTGCTCGGCCTCGGCTACAAGCCGGTCGGCAAGGACTTCCCGGTGTTCCTGCATCCGCGCAGCGGCGAGGAATACGCGCTGGCACGCACCGAGCGCAAGACCGGCCGCGGCTATCACGGCTTCGCGTTCGACGCCGACCCGTCGGTCACGCTGGAAGAGGACCTGGCACGCCGCGATCTGACGATCAATGCGATCGCCGAGGACGCCGACGGGCGCCTGGTCGATCCGTTCGGCGGCGTGCGCGACATCGAGGCGCGGGTGCTGCGGCACGTCTCGCCGGCGTTCGCCGAGGACCCGGTGCGGATCCTGCGCGTCGCCCGCTTCCTGGCGCGCTACCAGCCACTCGGTTTCCGCGTCGCCGAGCAGACGCTGGCGCTGATGCGCGGCATGGTCGCCGACGGCGAGGCCGACCACCTGGTACCCGAGCGGGTCTGGGCCGAGACGCGCAAGGCACTGGCCGAGCCACGGCCGTCGGCGTTCCTGGCGACCTTGCGCGCCTGCGGTGCGCTGCGCGTGCTGTTTCCGGAAATCGACGCGCTCTACGGCGTGCCGCAGCGGCCGGAGTTCCATCCGGAGGTCGATACCGGCGTCCATACCGAGCTGGTCGTGGACATGGCGGCCCGGCTGGCGCCCGGCGACGACCTGGTCGGCTGGTGCGCGCTGGTGCACGACCTCGGCAAGGCCCTGACGCCGGCCGCCGAACTGCCGCGCCACGTCATGCACGAGGAGCGCGGGGTCGCGCCGATCCAGGTGCTGTCGGCGCGCCTGCGCGTACCGGCCGAGCACGCCGCGATGGCGGTGCTGTGCAGCCGCCTGCATCTGAACGTGCATCGCGCGCTGGAACTGAAACCGGCCACCGTCGTGAAGCTGTTCGAGCAGATCGACGGCTTCCGCAAGCCGCGCCGCCTCGACGTGCTGCTGGCCGCCTGCGAGGCGGACAAGCGCGGGCGGCTCGGCTTCGAGGACGCGGCCTATCCGCAGGCCGACTATCTGCGCGCCGCCTATGCGGCGGCGGCGGCGGTGACGGCAGCGGCTTTCGTCGCCGACGGCCTGGCCGGCCCGGCGATCGCCGAGGCGATGCGCGCGGCGCGCGCGCGCGCCGTGGCCGCGGTACCGACGCCGGCCTGA
- a CDS encoding class III poly(R)-hydroxyalkanoic acid synthase subunit PhaC, with product MQPIKIEPAKALDEALTLQRKLAEGFRTLREVDDVDFGVTEKEAVYREDKLVVYRFKGARAPTAKTPILIVYALVNRPYMVDLQDDRSLVRNLLAQGEDVYLIDWGYPDRTDRWLTLDDYINGYIDRSVDAVAAHAGVDRVNLLGICQGGAFSLCYTALHPEKVRNLITMVTPVDFHTPDNLLSHWTRNLDIDLFVDTLGNVPADLMNWCYLTLKPVRLFQQKYVGLVDILDDKVELENFLRMEKWIFDSPDQAGEAFREFIRDFFQGNKLIRGGLTIGGRPVDLKTIRHPVLNIFAEQDHLVPPAASRALEGAVGSDDYTQLAFKGGHIGIYVSGRAQREVPPTIHDWLAARA from the coding sequence ATGCAGCCGATCAAGATCGAACCGGCCAAGGCGCTCGACGAGGCCCTGACCCTGCAGCGCAAGCTCGCCGAAGGATTCCGGACGCTGCGCGAGGTCGACGACGTCGACTTCGGCGTCACCGAGAAAGAAGCCGTCTACCGCGAGGACAAGCTGGTCGTCTATCGCTTCAAGGGCGCGCGCGCGCCGACCGCCAAGACGCCGATCCTCATCGTCTACGCACTGGTCAACCGCCCCTACATGGTCGACCTGCAGGACGACCGCTCGCTGGTGCGCAACCTGCTGGCGCAGGGCGAGGACGTCTACCTGATCGACTGGGGCTATCCCGACCGGACCGATCGCTGGCTGACGCTGGACGACTACATCAACGGCTACATCGATCGCAGCGTCGACGCAGTCGCCGCGCACGCCGGTGTGGATCGCGTCAACCTGCTCGGCATCTGCCAGGGCGGCGCGTTCTCGCTGTGCTACACCGCGCTGCATCCGGAGAAGGTGCGCAACCTGATCACGATGGTCACGCCGGTCGATTTCCACACGCCGGACAACCTGCTTTCGCACTGGACGCGCAACCTCGACATCGACCTGTTCGTCGACACGCTGGGCAACGTGCCGGCCGACCTGATGAACTGGTGCTACCTGACGCTCAAGCCGGTGCGCCTGTTCCAGCAGAAGTACGTCGGCCTGGTGGACATCCTCGACGACAAGGTGGAGCTGGAGAATTTCCTGCGCATGGAGAAGTGGATCTTCGACTCGCCCGACCAGGCCGGCGAGGCCTTCCGCGAGTTCATCCGCGATTTCTTCCAGGGCAACAAGCTGATCCGCGGCGGCCTGACGATCGGCGGCCGGCCGGTCGACCTCAAGACGATCCGCCATCCGGTGCTCAACATCTTCGCCGAGCAGGACCACCTGGTGCCGCCGGCCGCCTCGCGCGCGCTGGAAGGGGCGGTGGGCAGCGACGACTACACGCAGCTCGCGTTCAAGGGCGGCCATATCGGCATCTACGTCTCGGGCCGCGCGCAGCGCGAGGTGCCGCCGACCATCCACGACTGGCTGGCCGCGCGCGCCTGA
- the phaE gene encoding class III poly(R)-hydroxyalkanoic acid synthase subunit PhaE — translation MVDRSAGPTASTQWETFSRQYWDAVQQWQQASAAGAAPGAGPPWHEGLAQWARLFGDPGQQPALAERMLASVKAYLERTQALFTAGNGVQAEDIAARFSEALRSGAAFAPGLGMPSADHPLAAALRQIGGEGARSLEQLAAGFGPMLGTLAGEARTWLDQPAFGFLRERQEHQQRTAQALIDYQEQTARYNALILKAGQRGASLFENKLGERGAAERPVESLRALYDLWVDAAEEGYAEVAASAEFREVYGALVNAQMKLRSQLQQDIERMSVELGIPTRSEVDSLGRRLHELRREVRCAGSGGALATEVAALRREVAALKAAGRRSGAAEPPKPTAKAARAAPRPVRPRAAKKAAPPKPRRPARAAGGFEARVAQFAKTAKTPAAGKRKAKPARSSD, via the coding sequence ATGGTCGATCGCAGCGCCGGTCCTACCGCGAGCACGCAGTGGGAGACGTTTTCGCGGCAGTACTGGGACGCCGTGCAGCAGTGGCAGCAGGCCTCGGCAGCAGGTGCGGCACCCGGGGCGGGGCCGCCCTGGCACGAGGGGCTGGCGCAGTGGGCGCGGTTGTTCGGCGATCCCGGCCAGCAGCCGGCCCTGGCCGAGCGGATGCTCGCCAGCGTCAAGGCCTATCTGGAACGCACCCAGGCCCTGTTCACCGCCGGCAACGGCGTCCAGGCCGAGGACATCGCGGCGCGCTTCAGCGAGGCCCTGCGATCCGGGGCGGCCTTCGCGCCCGGCCTCGGCATGCCGTCGGCCGACCACCCGCTGGCCGCCGCCCTGCGCCAGATCGGCGGCGAGGGCGCCAGGAGCCTGGAGCAGCTGGCGGCCGGCTTCGGGCCGATGCTTGGCACCCTCGCCGGTGAAGCACGCACGTGGCTGGACCAGCCGGCGTTCGGCTTCCTGCGCGAGCGCCAGGAACACCAGCAGCGCACGGCGCAGGCGCTGATCGACTACCAGGAGCAGACCGCGCGCTACAACGCGCTGATCCTCAAGGCCGGCCAGCGCGGCGCCTCGCTGTTCGAGAACAAGCTCGGCGAGCGCGGAGCGGCCGAGCGGCCGGTCGAGTCGCTGCGCGCCCTCTACGACCTGTGGGTGGACGCGGCCGAGGAAGGCTACGCCGAGGTCGCCGCCTCGGCCGAGTTCCGCGAGGTCTACGGCGCGCTCGTCAACGCGCAGATGAAGCTGCGCTCGCAACTGCAGCAGGACATCGAGCGCATGAGCGTGGAGCTGGGCATTCCCACCCGCAGCGAGGTCGACAGCCTCGGGCGGCGCCTGCACGAGCTGCGCCGCGAGGTCCGCTGTGCCGGCAGCGGCGGTGCGCTGGCGACCGAGGTCGCCGCCTTGCGCCGGGAAGTCGCCGCGCTCAAGGCGGCCGGCCGGCGCAGCGGCGCGGCCGAGCCTCCCAAGCCGACCGCAAAGGCCGCCCGCGCTGCGCCACGTCCGGTCCGCCCGCGTGCCGCGAAGAAGGCCGCGCCGCCCAAGCCGCGGCGCCCGGCCCGCGCCGCCGGTGGCTTCGAGGCGCGCGTGGCACAGTTCGCGAAGACCGCCAAGACGCCGGCCGCCGGCAAGCGCAAGGCGAAGCCGGCCCGCTCATCCGACTAA